DNA from Macrobrachium rosenbergii isolate ZJJX-2024 chromosome 13, ASM4041242v1, whole genome shotgun sequence:
ctggacacagatgatggtctgGGAGCTACTGGTTGAGAAAAACGTTCAGGACTGTCCCATTTGCTGCATGACGGTTGTGGACTACCAGGTCGTTCCCTGAACCTCTTGCCATAGACTGAGGGGACTAGTCCCTGAGAGGAGCACGCCTTTTCAACGGATGAGATTCGTCCAAGAATCTCCACTGGCACCCGTGAGAAGGGCTAGAATCCCCTGTATTGGATGAGAGATGATGCACACTAGGCACACCTTTCCAACGGCTGCCTATGGTCGACACCTGGGACGACACAGGTGCGACTGAGGGGTGACTACcagtgggcagaccccactgacctcccttgggcctccagtatgcctcctcctggggctgggggagtatggcagtgacctttgcctaggagcatcggtggaatgggtagccacctcctccacaaacACATCACTAGAACACTTTGCACTAAATTTGTCCACGAGGACATGCATTAAATCACCCAACTGTACCACTCTGTTAGCAAGAATTTCAAACTTCTTATCAAATTTTGATTGGAGACTGGTGTGGCGATCCGGGTCAGGAACGAGGGAACGAGGAGTGGAGATCATTGTTGCAGGAGGAGGGCTGGAAGTAGGAAGAATCACTTTagcaggaggagggagagaaggagtaTTAACCTCACTAGATTCCTGAGTCATGCCTAGAGTTGCTAACTTAACCTCAGCTCTAGCAGCTGCTTTTCTCTTACGATCCCTTTCTAACTTTGATAGGTGAGAAGTTAGTCTTCCACTTTCTTTTGTCCCATTCACAGCGTTCCTCACAAGTCAAGTCAGCTGAAAAAATTTGTCCTCTGCATGTCGTACAAAGGGTGTGTGAATCGTAATATGCCTTGGTCAAGCAAGTATTGCAACCTCTGCTACAATACATAATACCTGATgtgctagaatctgacataattactagctaacagaagaaaaaatttaagtcaGTCTCCTAAGAGAACAATAGTCAAAATCAGTAAAAGTACTATATTGTACATACCAGTCAAACAACACAAATCCGAAGGCTACCGAGCTGAAAATACATCACCAAAAGGTAAGAATTTCGAGCCGAAAAGCAAAATCGAGCTGCCTCTTAAAACTGTTTGCTATTAAACCAgcagaaacaaaagtgaagctcttggctTAGTTGTGTCTCTCTTtcaccctgaaagtgggtggggtcagtcacctacataaacaaaagactattgctaccgtgaatttcaaaattgaagctgccgtcgagttagaaactcttagctaagtatttactgggtaagttacttatatcaAACAGTTCTTTAGTGTTATGCAAATATACTCCCAAACACAACATACAAAGGTCTTTTTGTGTCTCATCATATGtattaaattagttttaagttCCTGTATGGATGTATGAAATAGTTAATGATAGCAAAAATTATGTAAGGAAACATTTTTAGTACCACTGTACATAttctgtattgcatatatataacagAGGAAAAATAAGCAGTGctagtccctctctctctctctctctctctctctctctctctctctctctctctctctctctctctctctctctacacatgcagtactacagtactgtactgtacctctGTAACGTACAAAATagcacattataatttatatatacattatccaGTCAGTATGTGtgcaataataatagatatttttaCTTACAGTAATGCTGATCATAATAGTTGCATAACTCaagaggtaaataaaaacaatgattacTTCTATCCCTTACTCTTCAGGaacgatttttatatttttacttccttttgtACCTATGCAATTAGATGATGGGGGATAAGTTTGTAATGAAGAATCAGTATATATCCTTATTCAGCAGTACTGTGTTGCTGTTTTGGAGTTTATTGGTTGAATTAATTAAGCTCAGGAATTGTTACTACTAAGTTAACTGGTTCAGGCTTTCAGTTTTCTAAAGTTTCATTTCAGTACTTATAGAATGTTTTAAGAGACAGtagatgtttataaatttttcattagttttccttaGTTTTCACAATATAGTTAAAGGCTACTTTCAAAAGCTCTttcttagatttttaattttttcttcaattagGGTGGAAACAATGCTAAAATCACACGCCGTCCAAGCAGAAAATACCGTAGACGTCCTCGCCTACTGTTGGAAGAGTATAATCGACGTCAGAAGGAATTTGTTTGGCTAGAAACTCATATCTGGCATGCTAAACGGTTTCACATGATCAGGAGATGGGGTTATGCTCTGCCAGATGTGTCAACTTATAAAGGTTATAGGTCATCAATTAGAGCTGCCAAATCATCCTGCCTGGCTCAGGTATGTTCAAAATTACTAAGACCTGTGCAGCTGTGAAGTGAAATGAGTGAGCTTTTGTAAATTATGGAAGAAGTGTAAGTATAAAACGGTGGTTTAAGTGTGAAGGCATTACCTCAACCATTACTGTCATGTTGGCCATGATTCTGGACTGTTAATATTAGTAATGAGACTGACATGTCCTGACCATTGAAAAGTTTTCATAAACTTTTCATCAgtgaaatgtagaaaaaaatatcatgGTTTCAGCTCAGCATCTGAGTGACCACCTTGATAGGATTATTTCATCAGCATTGATGTGAATGAATTCAATTCAGTAGTAACATGCACTACTGTATTGAATTTATTCAGAAGATTGTTTTGCAGAGAATAAACTGAGATTTCAAAagtggagatggtttggacatgtggtaagaaaagaaaagcagCATTAGTAACAAAAAGTAGCAGCTAGAGAAAGACCAGTGGAAGGACCCAGAAAATTGGAGTATATTGGATAGATGTAAATCTGGACCAGGTGAAAATTCTTGTGGAAATTACACAAGACAGAAGTGGGTAGAGAGAACTCATTTTACATCATGCCTTGTAAAGGGAAAACCTGGTGTAAAAACATTAATGATTTCTTTATATAGGTGATTTAGCGTAAGCTGTCATAAgtcatattcatttgtttaatgtgctatgtacattatttttcaagCTTTACAATAAGTTTTGCTGCACCACAGAAAGACATACACAAGAGGATGatttaaagtactgtacagtatagcatATATTATTACTCAGTATAGGCAAAAGAAATCcttatactgtatgcatatgatTACCGTACCCCACCAGTCCTGCAATTTCGAGGCTTACTTGGGAGTGGAAACCTTCCTCCACCTTTCTCCTAAATTACCATTCAGACTGTGTGATTAATGGGATTGGATGAAACAGCTTTTTATAACAAAGTAGTTTCTCACACACACCctttaatcatatactgtacatgctttaCCTTAAGATCATTGGACATCAGATTCCCAGCCACATTATCTTATATTAGTCAAGATTGAAGGGGTCTCTTCTTTGAATGTCCAGCCCTGCATAAGACGCTGGTTGTTTTCTCACTTTTTTGTGCATCATAGATCCAAAgctgggaagggaggagggaattTACTTTATGAGTAAtaggtttaaataaaaaaaaaatgttttatgcagTAAAGACATTGTTTTAGCCACCcctattaattatatattccCTGAATAGTAATTTAGGAATGAAGATGAAAGCGGACTACAATCTCAAGCAACTCCTGAAATGACAGGATTGATGgaggataaagaagaaaattaccaCAAATCAGCTCCAAGAATTGCAGATGTGAagcatgtgtatatgtgaatTGCTGGTAACCTTATGGGTGAAAGGGGATAAGTGCTTATTAGCATGAGGCTTGAAGGTCATGCCTTTCAAGAGTGCCAGAAGTGAGAGACTATCATGGTTATAAGAAGTTGGATGAAGATTAAGATTCAAGCTTCCTCACATTCATGACCCACCAAAAGGCAGTtccccctgtagggggttagtgctgtcagtgcatctcacatggtacactgtaggcattactaaaggtcctttgcagcgtcccttcggcccctagctgcaacctttttcattccttttctgtacctctgttcatattctctttctgccagctgactttccaccctctctaacaattgcttcattgtgcagctgcgaggtttttctcctgttacacctttcaaaccttcatactgtcaatttctgtttcagaactgaatgacctcataggtcctagtggttggcctttggcctaaattctatattcttctctCAACAGGCTGTTCTAACCAGAAAACTACCATATATTTATGATTACCCAACTTCCAATCAACAGAACttacaaatctttaaaataaattctgtcaGATTTAACACAATTTTCAGTTGattcaattatttcttttaaggaaTGTGCTCTATAATAAATACAGTCTGATTACTAAGAACAAAACATTTTGGTCAGCATTATGAGAATTGAGAAAGTTAATAGTTTggttaaaatgtttaataatagtaatacataATAACATCATTGCCTTGGTATTGCATATTTATGAATTCACCAGTAGCAGATTCAATCCTGTTCTTTATGAAATTTGATTTAGTGGTCTCCACTAAAGTGTGGTACCACTTTGCCAATACTTTTTCTTTGGTGGACTGTACATTACTGTGTCAAGTTTTGGCAATGAGTTAATGTCAAGAACTATGTAAATGCTAATTATAGACTCTTAAAAGTAACTCAATTTTTCAATATTGGATTATTTTTGTAAAGAGGCAAATTACTTtgtttctttgcatatttttttttacatattttttccatcattacAGGATGTGTCTTATATGTGCTGTATAGAGTTAGAAGGAAATCAAACAACAATTCTTGCTGGACTGAAGCGAATTACCCTACCTGGGGATCTGTCATCAATTACTGTGCCAGGTGTACAGCAAGGGCGTCAGTGGGAGACAGTCACTTTTTTTAAGCCAGACATGTAAGTTTGTAAATagtatattttccattcttttctgttTCATCCATCGATGATTTGCTCATAAATAGTAGGCTACAAGGTCATTACTTTTATACTTAGAGTTTTGATTTGGCAAGTTTGGAAAATGTGCTTTATGCATAAATTACAACTTAAGCATTACTACttaggtaaaatattttttatttattccttactTAAAAGAATTGAAATTCATATGATTTCTGCAGTTTTTGCTATCACTTGTGTTCTCAGGAAATAAAACATAAGTCAGTTAAAAGACATCTACACTTTCCAACTGTGGTAATGCTGTCCAAGTTTGAACTTATCAAAGTACTGCACAGTaattttaattcactgtatctGCAAAGAAACCCATTAAGAAATGGTATAGTGGAGTTGAACAGCAAAGACAAATTTCCAGAATTATTGTACCTGTATTATAAATGTTTCATGTTGATTACATAGACATTTCTGAGATGTTATACTTTTCCTATGATGCTTAGTGAAAGATCACGTTGAAAGGAAGttttttatgtagagattttttATGagatcatatttgtaaataaaacaattggaatatacaagtttttaaaaattttttaaattgttacatCATACAAAGGATGCAGGGTTTTGTAAATTAGGTATTTATTGAACTTTCAGTCTTATAttgcatttttcaaattttataggCAGCCTCATGGAGCTCTTGGTGATGTAGACATTATGTGGTTGCCTACAGTGTCATGTCATGCAGATAACCCCTCAGAAAATGTAAGGCTATGGATTTGGGTTCACTCATCAGCTCACAGTCATATTGTCCAGGCAGTAGCTGATTTATATGGCCTTGTGAAAGTTAACAGTTCCTCAGATTCCAAGGatcagaaaaaagtgaaaaagaaggaTCCTGTTGATGTTGATGAGGGAGATGTGGATAATAAAGTTGTTGGTAGTAAGGGGACTGAAGATGTTACGGATGTTGCACCTTCAGTTGAAGCAGTTTCAGCCAAGGAAAAAGAACTGGGAGCCTCTataaaaagaaagagtgaaagtACAGATTCTggtgcaaagaaaaagaaatttaaggaTGTCAATGGAGTTAAACTGGCACTGAAAAACATACCATTTGAAAGAACTCCCAAATATCATAATTCATCAGGTATATCAATGACATTGTTGAAGGACACCCTCTGTAGATTTCGGCTCACTGGACCAGAGACTGTCAGTGTTTTAAAAGCTGCATTTTTCCCAGCTAATGTGCAAGTCGAAAGCCTGGAGGACAACAGCATACCCggtgatgaatatgtaaagaaGATTAGTTGGTGCAAAGACTATTATTGTGAGGAAGACAAATTGCAATGTCACAAGGCCCAGGTAGAAGCATGGAGAAGGCTAACTGGATCAAACTTGAAAAAGCGAATGGTTTTACCACTTACTGTTCGTGATCCACGAGCTACCTTACCCAAGAAGAAAACACCCATTCAACAAGCCAAAGGTAGGATGACTAGTTTTCTCTTTAAATGGTGTTATGTGATAATACAGTGAGGCTCtgtgatatttttagttttaaagtatttatttttcaattttaaattttagcACTTGTGTTTTGAtgtatatctttcagtttttacggtttatttgttattgttgtaCATTGGAACTGTAATGACCTTTATCAGAATTTTATCttgcatataattatttattatattatggcTTCATGGATCTGACTCATGATTTACACATCTGTGGTCTGCTGTGGCCAAGTATACAGAATCTGATATTGACCTCATTTCATGGTCCAGAAGTTTTATGACATTATTTGATTTTGCTTGTTTCCAGTTACAGGTCAGTATTTTTACAAGATCATATTTTCTAGCTACAGCTTGGAATAATTTACCTGTGTGTTCACTTGTCATGAGGTTTTTTACAGCATTCCTTCTGCTCTAGTTAAAttgctttttgccttttactGTTCATTTGTTCCCATTGGTTATTCCCCAAGCCTAGCTGCACAACTTCTTAAGAGTAAATCCTTTGGACAAGCCTTATGAAAAAGTAGAATTGTCTCAGGGGTTTCCGTAAACTAATGCATAATGATCAATTTCCTGACTGCcctcttcctttgttttcttgtAGATTCTTGGTCTGTTGCATGTAGCTGCTTTCGGTGTCTCTCTGTATTCATTTGTGTGTTCCTCCAGTACATACTGTGATAAAGCAGCAACAGACCCAGTGCTCTTCCCAGTTGGACATTAACATTTATCCCAAATACTTCTGATGCACCTGCCATTGTCTTGACTCTAGATCTTATGTTATGGTGCAGTAATATCATGATCGTCATCTTGGTACTGTGTCAGGTGCTTTCTCAATCTCCAGAAGTATGAGAAAAGTTCTTCCTTCTTTCATGGTGCTTCTGTTGCCTCTCTAGTGTGACAACCTCTGTTGTTGATTTCTCTAGAATACAGGATAGCTAAACTAACAATTGGCAAGCTCCTGTTAGGGTACCCTCAGATTTGCTTTTCTCTTTGAGTCAGGGTTGCCTGGGTATGGTCCTCTTTTTCCCCTTGAGTCAGGTTTACATTTGACAAGAACAGTAGTTTGGTTTTAGGGTCATACTTTTGCCCTTTTTTGagcttttctttcattatgtggCAGTAgagtaatagttttgttttttgcaagACTGTTATGATGTAATTTTGAGCTATCACTGCTCTTTGGATGCATGTGCAGTTGTTGAATTAAGAAATTAAGCACATGAAACACAAGTCTGGTATTAGCATTTTGAAAtactatacatttaaaaaaaatgaaggcatCAACTCAACATCATTTGCAACAgtacatatttgtttttagttttttttgtgtaaaaatctTTGTTAATCACTTGTATTATAGAATTTGGTCATAGATGTAGAGAGATGTGATTGATAGGTAATTGTTGAATGATTCTAGTGGTAAAGTATTTTATTGTTGGTATTGATAGGTAATTGTTGAATGATTCTAGTGGTAAAGTATTTTATTGTTGCTTTCAGGTGCAGAAAAATCATTTGCTAGTACACTTTGGCCTGTAGACAGCCCTATGTACTCCAGTGAAATAAGGGACACAATATCGTTATCCAAGGAATCAGACTGTGACGTCAACAAACGCCGAGCTGAACTGCTAGTCCCAGGGTCTGCTTTGCCTGAAATTCCCGAGGAATCAAAATTACCACTACTTTTACTCTCGAGGCCAAGTACTCATGCAATTGGATATGGTAAGTAAAACATTACTACCGAAAAAAAGGTAGTTTCTTAATAATGCTGTCACATACTACTCTTTATACCAATTAAGGAAGTCATATTAATAATGTATGGTTTGTTTAAGAGGGCTGCTTATCAGCTGATACAATCTAAATTTTTGCATAAACCTGGTGGTGTGGTTCAACTATTTATTAATAAGAACAATGTTAAATTGGAATAATGACGGGCTAGTTTATTGTTAAAGGTTGTCATAGGGTTGAATTCAGGTAGTAGACAAAGGTTACATTATACTGTAAACATTGTATTTCATTAAATCATCTCTGGATTGATGGACATCTCACATCATTAGCAGCTGTATGGTCTGTTTAGCTGAGACAACTTGTGATGGTAGCTAAATTGCAGCAGCAAATGACTCAGAATGATGATAGCAGTTTGCCACAACATGATCATCATGGACTGTCAGTGAGATAGTCATTGAAAGcatttttgtctaattttattttaggCAGTAATCCTTGTATACCTAAAATATTTAAGGATGTTATTATACCTTCCTTGTATACCTACAATATTTAAGGATGTTACTATACCTTTATCTTGGGCAAATTTCTATTCAACTTGGCAACTGGAGTTCCACATGATCAAACAACCTACCAAATGAAGTTTTGACCTAAGTAGCTGTCACAGTTTTCAgtgatttctgtattttatgcAAAGTTCAGcagaatgaaatatttgttataaaagcttgttgaaaaaatacagaaaaagagtgAGGCTTTGCTCTTAAGGAAATATAAAGATGGAAGATGTAGaacatggaaaaaatgaaaagcacaagagaatttcaaagcttCATAATGAGAGAAACCCCCGTAGAATAAACACTGGATATTTAGGGGATCTTAAATAAAACTGCCTTGTAAAGCATAACATTACTATTGTGTTGAGTGTAAAATTAATGGAGAATTCAGTATCATGCATTTAACATTTTTCAGGTGAGGTGGAGCTTTTCTGATTTAGTcggtttttttatttcagatggtATCTGTTAATCTTTCGCTTGAATTCTTTCAGGTTCTGGTTTGGATATTATAGTGTGCTCGGGTTGGGGTATGAGTGTATGGTTACCAATTGTATTAAATGGAGGAGTTGCAGCTGGCCAGCAAGCAGAAGCAAATCTTCTTATGGAGTTCTTAACTCCACAAACCCCAAATTTACTCCCAGACACTCCCTCTGGCAGTTATTATTCAGATGTAATTGCTCAAGAAAGACGGATTGAGTATTTCAAAAGGCCCCCTTCCTGTAGACACAATTATATCAAACTAAGTATTCAGTATCCTTTTAGCTGCCCATGGGTGAGGTTGGTGCAAGACTGGACCAAGGGTACacagaatatttatgttttaagaaACCCTGACCTCCTAAGATATTTGGCTAATTGTGTAGGTGATGCTTATGATGTTGTGAGACGTAACAAAGGGAAACAGAAATGTGCTGATGAATTTGCATCAAATGACAGCCCAGCAGAATCAGTAGATCTTGTCATGGATGAAATTAATGAGAGTCTTCAGGATTATAATGTGATAAATAAAGGTACtgagaaaattaaaggaaaacaagaattgaGTAAATATGAAGAGTTGCAACAGTCAGCACCAGGGTGCTTGGTGAAAGTGAAGATAATTTTAGATGAGAAAGGTTCTGTAGAGCCTTGTGCCATGGTTTGTTTACCACGAGATGAAGACAtcgagaagaaaattaagaatgaattttTAGAACCAATTCACAATGACAGTCAGCAGGAACAGCGGGCAGAATTGAAACGTGAACATAACCGaattaaagtaagtaaataaaggaTTGCaatgtatgttttgtttattcttgtacTTTTGTGGCCTTTTTAAAGTGGCCCAAGTATTTtgctacatataaatttttaccatttttaatatGCATTGTCCTTACTTGTGGTTGGGTAACCTTTTGGTCATATGGCCTAAGAGTAATTTGATGGTTTTATTGTTCCTACAATGATACAAAACTTTGTCTTTCATATAGATATACCCTTAGCAAAAGTAGGCCCAGTCTTTGAAGCTTGCTAATAAAGCAGTTAACTAGTGGTGATTGGAAAGCAGTTAACTAGTGGTGATTGGATGTGGGTaccacccacccactcactcaGCTGTCAGCCTTCACTCTATATTTAGTTGCTCTGCTGCTAGACTTCTCTAGTGCAAGATAGAGACCACACGGTCCATGTTGGTTTCTAATGGAGATGTCACTTTCAAGCATTTGATAGGTATGAAGGATGGGTATATTTCCAGATATGCATCCATGAGGACTCTTGGGAGTGGAGGTACTTACAAGAGTCCTCATTGTTTGCAGCAGGACCATTCAAATTTACATGAGTCTTCTTTCTGGTGTCTACTTAGGCCTATATGCTCTGGA
Protein-coding regions in this window:
- the Pop1 gene encoding ribonucleases P/MRP protein subunit POP1; the protein is MAATGIPAAVSLSKFLTARQAEIKSIVKLLEKSEHGRRAFQTLPRHMQRRKASLNPKRLPHYLRERHKREGGNNAKITRRPSRKYRRRPRLLLEEYNRRQKEFVWLETHIWHAKRFHMIRRWGYALPDVSTYKGYRSSIRAAKSSCLAQDVSYMCCIELEGNQTTILAGLKRITLPGDLSSITVPGVQQGRQWETVTFFKPDMQPHGALGDVDIMWLPTVSCHADNPSENVRLWIWVHSSAHSHIVQAVADLYGLVKVNSSSDSKDQKKVKKKDPVDVDEGDVDNKVVGSKGTEDVTDVAPSVEAVSAKEKELGASIKRKSESTDSGAKKKKFKDVNGVKLALKNIPFERTPKYHNSSGISMTLLKDTLCRFRLTGPETVSVLKAAFFPANVQVESLEDNSIPGDEYVKKISWCKDYYCEEDKLQCHKAQVEAWRRLTGSNLKKRMVLPLTVRDPRATLPKKKTPIQQAKGAEKSFASTLWPVDSPMYSSEIRDTISLSKESDCDVNKRRAELLVPGSALPEIPEESKLPLLLLSRPSTHAIGYGSGLDIIVCSGWGMSVWLPIVLNGGVAAGQQAEANLLMEFLTPQTPNLLPDTPSGSYYSDVIAQERRIEYFKRPPSCRHNYIKLSIQYPFSCPWVRLVQDWTKGTQNIYVLRNPDLLRYLANCVGDAYDVVRRNKGKQKCADEFASNDSPAESVDLVMDEINESLQDYNVINKGTEKIKGKQELSKYEELQQSAPGCLVKVKIILDEKGSVEPCAMVCLPRDEDIEKKIKNEFLEPIHNDSQQEQRAELKREHNRIKRKIHDMKTKTKMKVEQEFSTEGFVQSEHTFKKVTEMALQHLEDSNKDIFEKHRSYNSNMEDLWLMRKDHELQCCSLKIVGYITHGTFSMTIGRGAGIGWVALKPLLDYLHLHKKSQSSNDADTDIKVNSVLIRNPSSLKYFWGKLFIVK